The DNA sequence TGAGCAAGTGTGGCTACGAGCATCGGGTCAATATTTGTTGATGGGTGTTCTGGTAGTATCTTCTTATTTTGAAGGAATTTAACTATATCTGATTCCTGAATGTTAGCAAACCGGATAATCTGGCATCGGGAACGGATAGTCGGGTATAATGCATAATGGTTGACAGTAGTAAGAATAAATATGGTATGATGTTGAGGTTCCTCGAGAATTTTTAAAAGTGCATTTTGTGCCTCGGCGTTCATTTTGTGTGCATTTAATATTATATAAAATCTCTTATGAGCAGATACGGGATGTTTGGTCATTTCACTTGCAAGCCAACGGATAGCATTGATTGGTATAGTGTAATTTGCGGGTATAGGAGGTTGAGATTTGCCAAGTGCAAAATCAGGATAATGTTTTACCATTTCAGCAATTACGTCCTCGCCCTTGGAATCGGCTGAGGGGTTGCGTATCGGAATCACAAGATGGATATCCGGATGAGTAAGATTTGCAATTTTGTTACAGGAAGAACAACCAGAGCAGGCAAATTCTTTCTGTTTATCGCAGTTAATTGCCTGCGCCAGCTTAATTGCCAATGTACGCTTGCCAATACCGGGTTGGCCAACGAAAATCAATGGAAGAAAATGTTTTGCTGCAATCAACCCTTTTAGGATTTTGATGACCTTATCTTGACCGATGATATCCGTGAAGAACATTATTATTGAAGCCAATCCTTAGGATTTACTGGTTGACCATCTTTTCTAATTTCAAAATGTAAATAATCGTTGACCGTACCAATTACTGTTCCAGTTGTGACTGTGGCATTCACAACGGTATTTATTGAAGTGAGATTCCCGTAAAGGGAAAAGTAACCACTGCCATGATCAACAATGACTAGATTACCATATCCGATAAATCGGTCTGCATATGCTACTTTTCCGGGTGCGATTGCTTCGACGGGGGAGGGTTGATTTACTTTGATATCTATTCCCCAATTATTTATTTTTGTCCGATAGCGAGGATGAATTTGAACACCAAAGGAGGCAACAACATCTCCTGCTACTGGCCAAGGCAATTTTCTTCGTTTCACTTCAAGGTTCTCAGATGATGTTTCAACAATACGTGCTTGGAGCTGACTGAGCAAATTGCCTAATTGTTTGGCAGCGGTCTCCAGTTCGGTTTGAAGTGCTTCCTGAGCAGATTTTTGCCGGCGAATCTGGAGCAGAATTAACTTCTCTTGTTCTCGGTCTTTAAGGAGTTCCTGTTTTTTAAGATGCACCTCGTTTTTTAATCGTTCCTGACTGGCCAATGCTTCCTGGATTGCCGATTCCTTTGCTCTTATTTCTGTATTCAACCTTCTTGTTT is a window from the candidate division WOR-3 bacterium genome containing:
- a CDS encoding peptidoglycan DD-metalloendopeptidase family protein; the encoded protein is MISKTLLFVVLSYAMLLSQPPVLIDSLDLIQRQLDSTQQKLKEIEQILSEIGMREHQTLQRLELLQEKITLTENFLKQIEYRVNLYNQEISKLNTELVCLMEQQHKLENRLRQRLVVIYKYSKLYRLQSLLTSKNVPEYYRKLINLRVISRVDQRLIEETRRLNTEIRAKESAIQEALASQERLKNEVHLKKQELLKDREQEKLILLQIRRQKSAQEALQTELETAAKQLGNLLSQLQARIVETSSENLEVKRRKLPWPVAGDVVASFGVQIHPRYRTKINNWGIDIKVNQPSPVEAIAPGKVAYADRFIGYGNLVIVDHGSGYFSLYGNLTSINTVVNATVTTGTVIGTVNDYLHFEIRKDGQPVNPKDWLQ